Proteins encoded by one window of bacterium:
- a CDS encoding type I-E CRISPR-associated protein Cse2/CasB — protein sequence MKSTERTDLAEPSARGASRSRNEQFVDFVRSRSADAGDRARLRRSLRVDGTINDDAWWLLGAWLPADSDEALILARVAAWIAVTHPGRPEPYHTIAAELGDAANGITPDVARRTLEGVTREGSSTSARLGHITRCLPKCKGERIDWTQMISDLRGLVRGGDWAHRVRSRWYSAYYDASSPKRADEANDDLAERNQP from the coding sequence ATGAAATCCACAGAACGAACCGACCTGGCTGAGCCTTCGGCACGAGGCGCGTCAAGGTCGCGCAACGAGCAGTTCGTGGACTTCGTACGGTCCCGTTCCGCCGATGCCGGGGACCGGGCGCGGTTACGGCGGTCGCTACGCGTCGATGGCACCATCAACGACGATGCATGGTGGCTGCTGGGTGCCTGGCTGCCCGCCGATTCCGACGAGGCCCTCATTCTGGCCCGCGTCGCGGCGTGGATCGCCGTGACCCATCCGGGGCGGCCCGAGCCGTACCACACTATCGCCGCGGAACTGGGCGACGCTGCCAACGGGATCACGCCCGATGTGGCGCGGCGCACTCTCGAAGGCGTCACCCGAGAAGGTTCATCAACTTCTGCACGGCTCGGCCACATCACGCGATGCCTGCCGAAGTGCAAGGGCGAGCGAATCGACTGGACCCAGATGATCTCCGATCTGAGAGGCCTTGTGCGGGGCGGCGACTGGGCTCACCGGGTCAGATCCAGGTGGTACAGCGCCTACTACGACGCATCCTCGCCGAAGCGCGCCGACGAGGCCAACGACGATCTCGCCGAAAGGAATCAACCATGA
- a CDS encoding type I-E CRISPR-associated protein Cse1/CasA: MSDSRGFNLVNDAWIPIGGREVSLSDALTEAHELPGWPDGEPSFAAVLLRLMAVITYRVTALDDETLNRAQFAERQRRLLDEGRLDPGRVRQYLAQHHDRFWLLNPPAGLTPFAQDPTLHTAGSHPAAKAVNAWASGNNPALGPHGECTAIPAAAAARQLLMQRSYASGGLHTKHPDLRGKGKFVAGPLRRTISLHPVGADLAVTLVGHLVPRPPDGTGFGRPFWEEPPPTNPVAPPTGIPGLLEQVAGRQDKTMLLRAGVEQGADANVTGFTISEGPGVDQSLRWRDPYLLVDAQRESLKPRAGRAFWREAESLLAQDDQGRRHLSARVLDWARGEHATSLYEPQTYSWMAISHNGDKSKELAWTTSTSPNLLSLFAPAAALRAHGFLTLASEAEERMVSQIAKVYKSPHPSEDPYGRVCLIPHRGRQVYEIQDLLCRSARAEFWRRSESDFWDSALDRLDTRTMTDRLRNHALAGYDTATAGLLHNPRAHMIAVESRRWVAAWQRRSSAATESPGE; this comes from the coding sequence ATGAGTGACTCTCGTGGATTCAACTTGGTGAATGACGCCTGGATCCCCATCGGCGGGCGCGAGGTGTCTCTGTCCGATGCGTTGACCGAGGCTCATGAACTGCCCGGCTGGCCGGACGGCGAACCCAGCTTCGCCGCGGTCCTGCTGCGGCTGATGGCAGTCATCACATACCGGGTCACGGCACTCGACGACGAGACCCTGAACCGCGCCCAGTTCGCGGAGCGTCAGCGGCGACTGCTCGACGAGGGTCGCCTGGATCCCGGCCGCGTGCGCCAATACCTCGCACAGCACCACGACAGGTTCTGGCTGCTCAACCCGCCCGCAGGCCTGACACCCTTCGCCCAGGATCCAACCTTGCACACAGCTGGCTCGCATCCAGCTGCCAAGGCGGTTAACGCCTGGGCGTCCGGCAATAATCCGGCCCTTGGGCCTCACGGCGAATGCACTGCCATACCCGCTGCCGCCGCGGCGAGGCAGTTGCTGATGCAGCGCTCCTATGCGTCTGGCGGGCTTCACACGAAGCATCCTGACCTCCGCGGCAAGGGCAAATTCGTTGCCGGACCGCTACGGCGCACGATCTCGTTGCATCCAGTCGGAGCGGATCTTGCAGTGACACTGGTGGGCCATCTCGTCCCTCGTCCACCAGACGGAACCGGCTTCGGCAGGCCGTTCTGGGAGGAGCCGCCGCCAACGAATCCCGTAGCGCCCCCCACTGGCATCCCAGGACTTCTTGAGCAGGTCGCCGGTCGCCAGGACAAGACGATGCTGCTACGGGCGGGTGTGGAGCAGGGGGCCGATGCGAATGTGACAGGGTTCACGATCTCCGAGGGCCCAGGTGTTGACCAGAGTCTGCGCTGGAGGGACCCGTACCTTCTGGTCGATGCGCAACGGGAATCTCTCAAACCCCGTGCTGGCCGAGCGTTCTGGCGGGAGGCCGAATCACTACTGGCCCAAGACGATCAAGGCAGGAGACACCTGTCCGCCCGAGTCCTGGATTGGGCCCGCGGGGAGCACGCCACATCGCTGTACGAGCCGCAGACGTACTCCTGGATGGCCATCAGCCACAACGGCGACAAGTCCAAGGAACTCGCCTGGACGACATCGACATCACCGAACCTGCTCAGCCTGTTCGCCCCCGCTGCAGCCCTCCGTGCCCATGGCTTCCTGACACTCGCTTCAGAGGCCGAGGAGAGGATGGTCAGCCAAATTGCCAAGGTGTACAAGAGCCCCCATCCCTCGGAGGATCCCTATGGCCGTGTCTGCCTGATCCCTCATAGGGGACGGCAAGTATATGAAATCCAAGACCTCCTATGCCGATCGGCGCGCGCCGAGTTCTGGAGGCGATCCGAAAGCGACTTCTGGGATTCTGCACTTGATCGCCTCGACACGCGCACCATGACCGACAGACTGCGGAACCACGCGCTCGCAGGATATGACACAGCGACCGCAGGTCTGTTGCATAATCCCCGCGCTCACATGATCGCCGTTGAGAGTCGCAGATGGGTTGCCGCTTGGCAGCGGCGATCATCCGCCGCCACCGAATCACCCGGGGAGTAG